GTCGAGCCCATGTGGGCGGTCGAATTGAACAATCGCGTAATGATGCTGGAGCGGGAAGCCGAGGCGGAAGAACACCGAATTCTCGCCGCACTCACCGCGATGACCGGCGGTTACGCACAGGAGTTGCTCCTGACCTTCGGCGCGATGATTGAACTCGACGGTCTCAATGCCCGCGCGATCCTCGCCGAGCGGTGGACTGCGGTGGAACCCCGGATAGCGGAAGATCGAGTTGAACTGAACGACGCGCGCCATCCACTGCTGTTGGCAACACATCGCGAGGTCGTCCCCATCGAGGTGAAAATCGCGCCGGGCCAGCGGGGTATCGTCATCTCGGGTCCCAACACCGGCGGCAAGACGGTCGCTCTCAAAACCATAGGGTTGCTATCACTGATGGCGCAGACCGGCCTGCTCATTCCCGCGCGCGACGGAAGTACCGTCACCGTTTTTCGCAGCGTGTTCGCTGACATCGGCGACGAGCAGTCGATCGAGGCCAACCTGTCGAGCTTCTCTGGACATATCGCGAATCTCTCGGAAATTGTGCGGTCGCTGGACGAGCCGGCGCTGGTAATTCTGGATGAACCGGGAGCGGGGACCGATCCCGCCGAGGGTGCGGCGCTCGCAATCGGGCTGATGAACTATCTGGCGACCCGCCGATGCCTGGTCGCGATCGCTACCCACTCGACCGCCGTGAAGCTGCACGCCTACTCGCGCGCGGGTTTCGAGGCCGCCGCCGTCGACTTCGACCCCGAGCGCCTGGTTCCGCTTTACCGACTGAAACCGCATACGATTGGTCAGAGCTATGGGCTCGCAGTCGCAAGCCGTCTCGGGCTGCCCAGTGAAATCGTAGCGGCGGCGCGCGAGGCGCTCGGCACCGGCAACATCGAGTTGGAACAAGCTATCGAACGGCTCGAAGCCGAACGCACTCGCCTGGCGCGCGAAACGGAACGGTTGCGAGAGGGCCGCGCAACCGCGGAGCGCGAGTCCGGCGAAGCGCGCGGACAGGCGGATCGCGCGCGTCAACGGGCCGAAGCGGAACGTACGCGGATGCGCGCTGAGGTTTCGGGAGTTATCGAAGAACTTCGCCGCGAAGGTTCGGAAGTCATCCGCGACCTCAAGACTCGCGCCAGGGGGCGCGGTGATTTGACTACGTTCGTGACTAAAGCCAGCGAAAAATTGGACCAGGCTGCGCCGCCAACGCCGGAAGAGCAGAGGCCCGACCGCGAACCGGGTACATCATTGAAGCCGGGAGACCAGGTTGAGATCGGGGGAATTCGCGGTGAACTGCTCTCGATTGACCCGGGGCGCGCGGTGGTGGCTCGAGGCGGCCTGAAAATCGAAGTGGCACCCGAGAGGCTGAGGCGGGCGCGCGGAAAAGCGCCGGAGGCTCCCACCCGCGAACCCGCGGTGTCCTACAGCACGGAGGGCAGCGGTGAAGCGCAGCTCAATCTGATCGGAATGCGCACCGCGGAGGCGCTAAGGAAACTGGAAAGCTTCTTGGACCAGGCGTTCTTGACCAATCAGCGCGAGGTCCGAATCGTGCACGGGATCGGATCGGGTGCGCTGCGCAAGGCGGTTCAGGAATATCTCAACGGTTCTTCCTACTGCGCCTCGTTCCACGTAGCGGACCCACACCATGGGGGCTCGGGGGCCACGATCGTGGAGATGAATCTGTAAGGAGCTGCCTTCCTGAGCCCTTCCTTCGACCGAAACTGGAATCGGAAAGGTCTCCGGAGTATGCGAAGCGGCGGCCGAAGCCACTTGCGTCACTTGCTCACCCATCTGAGGCGCAAGATCCGCCAGGCGGCAAAGAGAGAGAACAACCTAACGTTTCTTCCTCGAACGGTCAGGAACCCAGGTTGAATCGCACCCCAGTGACAATTACCGGCCGAAGAGACCCTTTAGCTGGTTGAGCGGGTTTGCGGGCTGACTGTTACCACCGTTCCCTCCCTTCGTATTGGCGTTACCGCCAC
Above is a genomic segment from Candidatus Binataceae bacterium containing:
- a CDS encoding endonuclease MutS2 translates to MRERDLKALEFDKVLHLVMEHAASEPGREAIAKLHPSTDPVEVRDRLRASAEMVALRSRAGTLPMREFADQRNLLLVASRAGAMLDGMSLVSVRDFVLASRTLGAFLGSRVERLPHLAALHQNLLAPKELADALMSALADDGGLLDDASPELKRLRTRLRDGRADLETRLLRSLSASGMEPFVSDYVVTVRNRRFVLPLKLNYSERLEGIVQDRSVSGETLFVEPMWAVELNNRVMMLEREAEAEEHRILAALTAMTGGYAQELLLTFGAMIELDGLNARAILAERWTAVEPRIAEDRVELNDARHPLLLATHREVVPIEVKIAPGQRGIVISGPNTGGKTVALKTIGLLSLMAQTGLLIPARDGSTVTVFRSVFADIGDEQSIEANLSSFSGHIANLSEIVRSLDEPALVILDEPGAGTDPAEGAALAIGLMNYLATRRCLVAIATHSTAVKLHAYSRAGFEAAAVDFDPERLVPLYRLKPHTIGQSYGLAVASRLGLPSEIVAAAREALGTGNIELEQAIERLEAERTRLARETERLREGRATAERESGEARGQADRARQRAEAERTRMRAEVSGVIEELRREGSEVIRDLKTRARGRGDLTTFVTKASEKLDQAAPPTPEEQRPDREPGTSLKPGDQVEIGGIRGELLSIDPGRAVVARGGLKIEVAPERLRRARGKAPEAPTREPAVSYSTEGSGEAQLNLIGMRTAEALRKLESFLDQAFLTNQREVRIVHGIGSGALRKAVQEYLNGSSYCASFHVADPHHGGSGATIVEMNL